A single window of Nicotiana sylvestris chromosome 5, ASM39365v2, whole genome shotgun sequence DNA harbors:
- the LOC104233094 gene encoding uncharacterized protein: MDPTFPYRCTNKQKYQYQIIPRYSNYPSHALPQYTLSPPHHLTPKSPFLFFNSSKASSPHSPMAEYDAVTTTNHHPNLIQKETALQAINTIIQLHFEKTLEKKRAVDLQKKELWRMFQLFFLFLALVFLGQALSPKLQCRHCWIPIGLLSLAHLIFYVSVAQTLRCINGFKYQRRCHKLTLGLATERLRQLKMRIGNGGVEEIGDEFEIHYQEPPESYFGKFKRNWALHFGFLIFIYGFMVSSSVVILCF, translated from the coding sequence ATGGACCCCACATTTCCCTACCGTTGCACCAATAAGCAGAAATATCAGTATCAAATTATACCTAGATATTCTAACTATCCCTCACATGCCCTACCTCAGTATACTCTCTCACCCCCACACCATTTAACTCCAAAATCCCCATTTCTCTTTTTTAACTCTTCCAAAGCTTCTTCTCCACACTCTCCAATGGCGGAATACGACGCCGTAACCACCACCAACCACCACCCAAATCTCATCCAAAAAGAAACAGCTCTACAAGCTATCAACACCATAATCCAACTCCATTTCGAAAAAACCCTCGAGAAAAAAAGAGCCGTAGACTTACAAAAAAAAGAACTTTGGAGAATGTTTCAGCTGTTCTTCCTTTTCTTGGCTTTAGTCTTTTTGGGTCAAGCTCTTTCCCCTAAGCTCCAATGCCGCCATTGTTGGATACCCATTGGGCTTCTTTCTTTAGCCCATCTGATTTTTTATGTATCTGTGGCTCAAACTTTGAGATGCATTAATGGGTTTAAGTACCAAAGGAGATGTCATAAGCTGACATTGGGTTTGGCTACTGAAAGGCTAAGGCAATTGAAGATGAGAATTGGGAATGGTGGGGTTGAGGAAATTGGGGATGAATTTGAGATACATTATCAAGAACCACCAGAGAGTTATTTTGGTAAGTTTAAGAGGAATTGGGCTTTGCATTTTGGGTTCTTGATTTTCATTTATGGGTTCATGGTTTCTTCCTCTGTTGTAATCCTTTGTTTCTAA